One segment of Alphaproteobacteria bacterium DNA contains the following:
- a CDS encoding tripartite tricarboxylate transporter TctB family protein has protein sequence MRSLNKDVVIALVLLAVTCAYFWESFNIVDPGYGSMGPKLWPRVILVPLFILCVVYLIQSLRRGAAEKGEPFSLGAWFVKYRNPIYCFAIFFVFLLVLDYLGMLIAGVLVTFALLTAIGERTPRALAMHVVISVVSVGVVWALFTYVLRVYLPEGELIRVY, from the coding sequence ATGCGCTCACTGAACAAGGATGTCGTCATTGCGCTGGTACTGCTTGCGGTCACCTGTGCCTATTTCTGGGAATCGTTCAACATCGTCGACCCCGGCTACGGCAGCATGGGGCCGAAGCTCTGGCCCCGGGTCATCCTGGTGCCGCTTTTCATCCTCTGCGTTGTCTATCTCATACAGTCGCTGCGGCGCGGCGCGGCGGAAAAGGGGGAACCGTTCAGCCTCGGCGCATGGTTTGTCAAATACCGCAACCCGATCTACTGTTTCGCCATATTCTTCGTGTTCCTGCTGGTGCTCGATTACCTCGGCATGCTGATCGCCGGCGTCCTGGTGACATTCGCGCTGCTGACGGCGATCGGCGAGCGGACGCCGCGGGCGCTCGCGATGCACGTTGTTATCTCGGTGGTTTCCGTCGGCGTCGTCTGGGCATTGTTCACTTACGTTCTTCGGGTCTACCTGCCCGAGGGCGAACTGATTCGCGTCTACTGA
- a CDS encoding tripartite tricarboxylate transporter substrate binding protein: protein MKPTIRAAAVITAGLAFTGLTTASATAVEMPCNTARLIVPWGAGGESDILMRIVLEGYNRLGGKPELQVVTITGQGGVRGTREAKDAKPDGCTVFSTFEHLLAGNLTGRLDFSWDAFEPIARITTTVSLMGAGPNAPFDNYKEMKAWANANPGKLLAAGTLGSTSHFSLLQIQDALGIEDMKVVSYDGTADRMKAILADTVHFGQVSESTGAEHARAGRIKLLGINYHKRSEVVPDVPTAAEQGFPVNITSNRGWVLPKGTSPEIVQYYADMMEKAANDQKVIDAIERVGSFVEFERGEDYVNWWKTTHEDWTRIAKKLGVYRAATN from the coding sequence ATGAAACCAACAATTCGTGCAGCAGCGGTCATTACGGCCGGCTTGGCATTTACAGGGTTAACGACCGCATCGGCCACCGCCGTGGAAATGCCCTGCAACACGGCCCGTCTCATTGTGCCATGGGGCGCGGGCGGTGAATCCGATATTTTGATGCGCATTGTGCTCGAAGGGTATAACCGCCTGGGCGGCAAGCCCGAACTGCAGGTTGTGACCATTACCGGTCAGGGCGGCGTCAGGGGGACCAGGGAAGCGAAGGATGCGAAGCCCGACGGATGCACAGTCTTTTCGACTTTCGAGCATCTTCTGGCGGGCAACCTGACCGGTCGCCTGGATTTCTCGTGGGATGCGTTCGAACCCATCGCCAGGATTACGACCACGGTGTCGCTGATGGGCGCCGGCCCCAATGCGCCGTTCGACAACTACAAGGAAATGAAGGCCTGGGCGAACGCCAATCCCGGCAAGCTTCTCGCGGCCGGCACGCTCGGTTCGACCAGCCATTTCTCGCTGCTGCAGATCCAGGATGCGCTCGGCATCGAGGATATGAAGGTGGTGTCCTATGACGGCACCGCCGACCGGATGAAAGCGATTCTCGCCGATACCGTCCATTTCGGGCAGGTTTCCGAATCCACTGGCGCGGAACATGCGCGGGCCGGCCGGATCAAGCTTCTCGGGATCAACTACCACAAGCGTTCCGAGGTGGTGCCGGACGTTCCGACGGCGGCTGAACAGGGCTTCCCGGTGAATATCACGTCGAACCGCGGCTGGGTGCTGCCGAAGGGCACGTCGCCGGAAATCGTGCAGTACTATGCCGACATGATGGAGAAGGCCGCGAATGACCAGAAGGTCATCGATGCGATTGAAAGAGTTGGCAGTTTCGTCGAGTTCGAGCGTGGCGAGGACTACGTCAACTGGTGGAAGACCACCCATGAGGACTGGACGCGTATCGCGAAGAAGCTGGGCGTCTACAGGGCGGCGACCAATTAA
- a CDS encoding tripartite tricarboxylate transporter permease produces MLIENIGLAAEQVFQLHNLGLMLIGVFFGIIAGAIPGFTVTMAVVLSLPFTFGMPPVNGLSTMLGIYVGGLSGGLISGMLMGIPGTPASIATTFDGFPAVRQGKAGLALGLGVWSSFFGGLIGAVVLATLAPGIAVIGLEFEPWALFSLIIFALTITASLAGENMIKGLIAGSFGLLFAALGAEEINAIDRLHFGFEALSAGFAYLPVLIGLFAFSQLLGDIEDPKVARAPLMVQPKDGLSIKIEHWNAIRAIASDWVNLVRSSAIGVFVGVLPAAGSSISNILAYDQAKKASKTPEKFGTGHTEGIIAPEAANNATAGGALTTMMALGIPGSALCAIMLGALLIHNVVPSPLFITEQPVLAYGIFTAFFLAHFMMIAMQTGALKAFLYITRVPMYTMAAVILVYCAVGTFALNNSSFDMWTLFWFGLLGFLMKKFNFPLAPVVLGVVLGDLAELNLNRAWTISEDVSLFFTQPWSLFFVLLSVFSIAFPWYQKHRGKQTWTLGFMPAMVMIQSIPLFMMGSPVRMGIGSLMVALGLWMLWRTHQKGWALDPADGMLIKPKIEPA; encoded by the coding sequence ATGTTAATAGAAAACATAGGCCTTGCCGCGGAGCAGGTCTTCCAGTTGCACAATCTGGGCCTGATGCTGATCGGCGTGTTCTTCGGAATCATCGCCGGCGCCATTCCCGGTTTCACGGTGACGATGGCGGTGGTGCTGTCGCTGCCCTTCACTTTCGGCATGCCGCCGGTCAACGGGCTGTCGACGATGCTGGGTATTTATGTCGGCGGTCTGTCGGGCGGCCTGATCTCGGGCATGCTGATGGGGATACCTGGTACGCCGGCCTCCATCGCAACCACCTTCGACGGCTTCCCGGCGGTGCGTCAGGGCAAGGCCGGGCTGGCGCTCGGGCTTGGCGTGTGGTCGTCGTTCTTCGGCGGTCTGATCGGCGCCGTGGTGCTGGCGACGCTGGCGCCCGGCATCGCGGTGATCGGGCTTGAGTTCGAGCCCTGGGCGCTGTTTTCGCTGATCATCTTCGCGCTGACCATCACGGCAAGCCTGGCCGGCGAAAACATGATCAAGGGGTTGATCGCGGGCTCGTTCGGGCTGCTGTTCGCGGCGCTGGGGGCGGAGGAAATCAACGCCATCGACCGGCTGCATTTCGGGTTCGAAGCATTGTCGGCCGGTTTCGCCTATCTGCCGGTGCTGATCGGTTTGTTCGCGTTCAGCCAGCTGCTCGGCGATATCGAGGACCCGAAGGTGGCGCGGGCGCCGCTGATGGTGCAGCCGAAGGACGGCCTCAGTATCAAGATCGAGCACTGGAACGCCATCAGGGCCATCGCGAGCGATTGGGTCAACCTGGTGCGGTCGTCGGCGATCGGCGTCTTCGTCGGCGTGCTGCCGGCGGCGGGCAGTTCGATCTCCAACATCCTCGCCTACGATCAGGCGAAGAAGGCCTCGAAGACCCCGGAAAAATTCGGTACCGGCCATACCGAAGGCATCATCGCACCGGAGGCGGCGAACAACGCCACGGCCGGCGGTGCGCTGACGACGATGATGGCGCTGGGCATTCCGGGATCGGCGCTGTGCGCGATCATGCTGGGGGCGCTGCTGATCCACAACGTTGTGCCGAGCCCGCTGTTCATCACCGAACAGCCGGTCCTGGCCTACGGCATCTTCACCGCGTTCTTCCTCGCGCATTTCATGATGATCGCGATGCAGACGGGGGCGCTGAAGGCGTTCCTGTATATCACGCGGGTGCCGATGTACACGATGGCGGCGGTGATCCTGGTGTACTGCGCGGTGGGGACCTTCGCGCTGAACAACAGCAGCTTCGACATGTGGACGCTGTTCTGGTTCGGCCTGCTGGGCTTCCTGATGAAGAAGTTCAACTTCCCGCTGGCGCCGGTGGTGCTGGGGGTGGTGCTGGGTGACCTTGCGGAACTGAACCTGAACCGGGCCTGGACGATCAGCGAGGATGTGTCACTGTTCTTCACCCAGCCCTGGTCGCTGTTCTTCGTCCTGCTGTCGGTGTTCTCGATCGCGTTCCCGTGGTACCAGAAGCATCGCGGCAAGCAGACCTGGACGCTGGGTTTCATGCCGGCGATGGTGATGATCCAGTCGATTCCCCTGTTCATGATGGGCAGTCCCGTTCGGATGGGTATCGGCTCGTTAATGGTGGCGCTCGGCCTGTGGATGCTGTGGCGGACGCATCAGAAAGGCTGGGCGCTCGACCCTGCCGACGGGATGCTCATCAAACCGAAGATCGAACCGGCCTGA